The Streptomyces sp. NBC_01775 genome includes a region encoding these proteins:
- a CDS encoding DUF3159 domain-containing protein has translation MKTTSSQETATDTQAQQVPGRRKQASALDQMGGSRGLMYSTLPVVAFVVANNVRGLKVAIITAAALAVGIAVERLWRKESLQPALGGLFGVAVAAGISWYTGSAKDYFLIGIWASLGGAVLFLVSVLARWPLAGVIWNSATGKGTVWRADKRSRFYYDVATLVLAGIFGTRFVVQQWLYDSDQVGSLGFAKIAMGFPLLGLGLLVVAWASRCSNKRLKAVGLLPAGRS, from the coding sequence GTGAAGACCACAAGTTCCCAGGAGACGGCGACCGACACGCAGGCGCAGCAGGTGCCAGGCCGCCGGAAGCAGGCGTCGGCCCTCGACCAGATGGGAGGCTCCAGGGGACTGATGTACTCGACGCTGCCCGTCGTGGCCTTCGTCGTCGCCAACAACGTCCGCGGGCTCAAGGTGGCCATCATCACCGCCGCCGCCCTCGCGGTGGGCATCGCCGTAGAGCGGCTCTGGCGCAAGGAATCGCTCCAGCCGGCGCTCGGCGGCCTGTTCGGTGTCGCGGTCGCCGCCGGCATCTCCTGGTACACCGGTTCGGCCAAGGACTACTTCCTCATCGGCATCTGGGCGAGCCTGGGCGGCGCCGTCCTCTTCCTCGTCTCCGTGCTGGCGCGGTGGCCCCTGGCCGGTGTGATCTGGAACTCGGCCACCGGCAAGGGCACCGTCTGGCGCGCGGACAAGCGCTCCCGCTTCTACTACGACGTCGCCACCCTGGTGCTGGCCGGCATCTTCGGCACCCGGTTCGTCGTCCAGCAGTGGCTCTACGACTCGGACCAGGTCGGCTCGCTGGGCTTCGCCAAGATCGCCATGGGCTTCCCGCTCCTGGGCCTGGGTCTCCTGGTCGTCGCCTGGGCCTCCCGGTGCTCGAACAAGCGGCTGAAGGCTGTCGGCCTGCTGCCCGCCGGACGCTCCTGA
- a CDS encoding alpha/beta fold hydrolase: protein MKRNSRKSALIALCCTVAGVGLAGCAESSKADSDPSASESISGAAARADDEGLLTRAKKIKVDGRSVNVSCSGRWAEGKPVIVLMHGGGDSLKKLAGVQKTLGKKNRVCSYDRLGAGASDQPEGPQTLKSGGKVLTGVLDRVAGDRPVVLAGHSLGGLIAARYAPDHQDRVKGLVLMDATSPTQRADLTKGIPESATGPAAELRDQTLAVLNGKSPEKLVVPDGKVRSAGNIPVEVIKHGKQYLAAVPEYGPGLERAWTRGQHKWLAVSSRSHLSTAKKSEHYIYLDQPDVAVKAIRRVASRAADHA, encoded by the coding sequence ATGAAACGCAATAGCAGGAAATCTGCTCTGATCGCGCTGTGCTGCACCGTGGCCGGTGTGGGGCTTGCCGGCTGCGCGGAGTCCTCAAAGGCGGATTCGGATCCGTCCGCGAGCGAGAGCATTTCCGGTGCCGCGGCGCGGGCGGACGATGAGGGCTTGCTCACCAGAGCCAAGAAGATCAAGGTCGACGGCCGGTCGGTGAACGTGTCCTGCTCGGGCCGTTGGGCGGAGGGCAAGCCGGTCATCGTCCTCATGCACGGGGGAGGCGATTCGCTGAAGAAGCTGGCCGGCGTCCAGAAGACCCTGGGCAAGAAGAACCGGGTCTGTTCCTACGACCGGCTCGGTGCGGGCGCCAGCGACCAGCCCGAGGGGCCGCAGACCCTCAAGAGCGGCGGGAAGGTTTTGACCGGGGTGCTCGACCGGGTCGCCGGGGACCGGCCGGTCGTCCTGGCCGGGCATTCACTGGGCGGGCTGATCGCCGCCAGGTACGCCCCCGACCATCAAGACAGGGTCAAGGGGCTGGTCCTGATGGACGCCACCTCACCGACACAGCGCGCCGACCTCACCAAGGGGATCCCCGAGTCCGCCACCGGCCCGGCGGCCGAGTTGCGTGACCAGACCCTGGCGGTCCTCAACGGGAAGAGCCCGGAGAAGCTCGTGGTCCCCGACGGGAAGGTCCGCTCCGCCGGGAACATCCCCGTGGAGGTGATCAAGCACGGGAAGCAGTACCTCGCGGCCGTTCCCGAGTACGGGCCGGGCCTGGAGCGGGCGTGGACCAGGGGCCAGCACAAGTGGCTCGCGGTATCCAGCCGCAGCCACCTGAGCACCGCCAAGAAGAGCGAGCACTACATCTACCTCGACCAGCCCGATGTCGCCGTCAAGGCGATTCGGCGCGTCGCCTCACGGGCCGCGGACCACGCGTAG
- a CDS encoding response regulator transcription factor has protein sequence MTAPIRVLVCDDQVLVRTGLVTIIDAQPDLEVAGECGDGQAAVDLAGQLRPDVVVMDVRMPVLDGIEATRLLAGAGVPHPVKVLVVTTFNLDEYVYQALRAGASGFLLKDAPPAQLLHGIRVVATGAALLDPEVTRQLVGRYAARVRPAEGSPHDVPLTPRELEVLRLIADGLSNSEIAAVLLLSQETVKTFVSRILTKLGLRDRVQAVVHAYRHGLVT, from the coding sequence GTGACCGCGCCGATCCGGGTCCTGGTCTGCGACGACCAGGTGCTGGTCCGCACCGGGCTGGTGACGATCATCGACGCTCAGCCCGACCTCGAGGTGGCGGGCGAGTGCGGGGACGGTCAGGCCGCGGTCGACCTCGCCGGCCAACTGCGCCCGGACGTCGTGGTGATGGACGTACGCATGCCGGTGCTCGACGGCATCGAGGCCACCCGCCTGCTGGCCGGTGCCGGGGTGCCGCATCCCGTCAAGGTGCTCGTGGTGACCACGTTCAACCTGGACGAGTACGTCTACCAGGCGCTGCGCGCGGGGGCGAGCGGGTTCCTGCTCAAGGACGCACCACCGGCCCAACTGCTGCACGGGATCCGGGTCGTGGCGACGGGCGCGGCCCTGCTGGACCCCGAGGTGACGCGCCAGCTGGTGGGCAGGTACGCCGCCCGGGTCCGGCCCGCGGAGGGCAGCCCGCACGACGTCCCGCTGACCCCCCGCGAGCTGGAGGTCCTTCGCCTCATCGCGGACGGCCTCTCCAACAGCGAGATCGCCGCGGTCCTTCTCCTCAGCCAGGAGACCGTGAAAACCTTCGTGTCGCGCATCCTCACCAAACTCGGACTCCGCGACCGCGTCCAGGCGGTCGTCCATGCCTACCGCCACGGCCTGGTCACCTGA
- a CDS encoding sensor histidine kinase, translated as MISLRRIPELCRVPRLRQVPELWRRFDGAVRYLSLGYLSLGLLLFAGSLLPSLHSRGTQLGGMPAHPFDTPAVVAVALQCLPLAVCRRWPAVCLTLVSLGFAVDQLRGYHSFAGTALPVALLGVGSRLERHRRATALLFSAAYVPLAVTLGRLGSGETVAGFVTFYLALALAWSIGAWLRSTRATEAELRHRIAEDTRAAERTRIAGELHDVVTHHVTAMVVQAEAARYLTAAPERLDQTLTAVTDTGRRAITDLRHLLDLLNPDHGTEARTPSVGRLLTLVEQTRRAGQPVEFTEEGTPAESIGSADLVAYRVVQEGLTNALKYARGSRTSVQVLHGEREITVEVGTDGSGSQAASPGGSGRGLAGLRERVGVLGGDFSAGRRTGGGFYVRARIPARSPS; from the coding sequence GTGATCAGTCTTCGGCGGATCCCGGAGCTGTGCCGGGTCCCGCGGCTTCGGCAGGTCCCGGAGCTTTGGCGCCGCTTCGACGGCGCGGTCCGGTATCTCTCGCTCGGATATCTCTCGCTCGGGCTGCTGCTCTTCGCCGGGTCGCTCCTGCCGTCGCTCCACAGCCGCGGGACGCAGCTCGGCGGCATGCCCGCCCACCCCTTCGACACGCCGGCCGTCGTCGCGGTCGCCCTCCAATGCCTCCCGCTCGCCGTGTGCCGACGGTGGCCGGCCGTCTGTCTCACCCTGGTGTCGCTCGGCTTCGCCGTCGACCAGCTTCGCGGCTACCACTCGTTCGCGGGCACCGCGCTGCCCGTCGCACTGCTGGGCGTGGGGTCCCGGCTGGAGCGGCACCGGCGCGCCACCGCGCTCCTGTTCTCCGCGGCGTACGTGCCGTTGGCGGTCACGCTCGGCCGGCTCGGTTCGGGCGAGACGGTGGCCGGGTTCGTGACGTTCTACCTGGCGCTGGCCCTCGCGTGGAGCATCGGGGCGTGGCTGCGCTCCACCCGGGCCACGGAGGCCGAACTCCGCCACCGCATCGCCGAGGACACCCGCGCCGCCGAGCGCACCCGCATCGCCGGCGAGCTCCACGACGTCGTGACCCACCACGTGACGGCGATGGTCGTGCAGGCCGAGGCGGCACGCTATCTGACCGCAGCGCCGGAGCGCCTCGACCAGACCCTGACCGCCGTCACCGACACCGGCCGACGGGCCATCACCGACCTGCGGCACCTGCTCGACCTGCTCAACCCCGACCACGGCACCGAGGCCAGGACACCGTCCGTCGGCAGACTTCTCACACTCGTGGAGCAGACGCGGCGGGCCGGGCAGCCGGTGGAGTTCACCGAGGAGGGCACGCCGGCGGAGTCGATCGGCAGCGCCGATCTCGTGGCCTACCGGGTCGTCCAGGAGGGGCTGACGAACGCCCTCAAGTACGCCCGCGGCAGCCGCACCTCGGTCCAGGTGCTGCACGGCGAAAGGGAGATCACCGTGGAGGTCGGCACGGACGGCTCCGGCTCGCAGGCCGCATCCCCCGGCGGGAGCGGACGGGGCCTCGCCGGTCTCCGCGAACGGGTCGGCGTCCTGGGCGGCGACTTCAGCGCGGGCCGGCGGACGGGCGGCGGCTTCTACGTGCGGGCCCGTATACCCGCGCGGAGCCCGTCGTGA
- a CDS encoding CPBP family intramembrane glutamic endopeptidase, with the protein MRLVWQFVAVAAVAFIGGQGLAAGDGNPWLTLALGVPTAVLAVLAYGWVVRRTERRPSVEVAAKGAGAGLGLGTLIGFAVFGLVILQLATNGYYEINGRGSTTGAVGLVGFMAAAAVTEELLFRGVLFRITEERTGTWIAMTLTGVLFGVYHLANPDASLWGTVAVAIEGGGMLTAAYIATRKLWVPIGVHFGWNFAAAGIFSSEVSGNGANQGLLDTTASGPQFVTGGDFGPEGSVFSVLFCVLATIVFMWAARRRGRLVPRRRADRVDATTKMPQ; encoded by the coding sequence ATGAGACTGGTGTGGCAGTTCGTGGCCGTCGCGGCGGTCGCATTCATCGGCGGCCAGGGGCTTGCCGCGGGGGACGGGAACCCGTGGCTCACGCTCGCGCTCGGTGTCCCGACAGCCGTGCTCGCGGTGCTCGCCTACGGGTGGGTGGTGCGGCGGACCGAGCGCCGCCCGTCCGTGGAGGTGGCGGCGAAGGGGGCCGGAGCCGGGCTCGGCCTGGGGACGCTGATCGGCTTTGCGGTGTTCGGGCTCGTCATCCTGCAACTCGCCACCAACGGGTACTACGAGATCAACGGCCGGGGCTCGACGACCGGAGCGGTAGGACTCGTCGGCTTCATGGCCGCCGCTGCCGTGACGGAGGAACTGCTCTTCCGCGGCGTCCTGTTCCGGATCACCGAGGAGCGCACCGGTACGTGGATCGCGATGACACTGACCGGCGTACTGTTCGGCGTCTACCACTTGGCCAACCCGGACGCCAGTTTGTGGGGCACCGTCGCCGTCGCCATCGAGGGTGGCGGCATGCTCACCGCCGCGTACATCGCCACCCGCAAGCTGTGGGTGCCGATCGGCGTGCACTTCGGCTGGAACTTCGCCGCGGCCGGCATCTTCAGCAGCGAGGTCTCCGGCAACGGCGCCAACCAGGGACTGCTGGACACCACGGCGTCCGGCCCGCAGTTCGTCACCGGCGGCGACTTCGGCCCCGAGGGAAGCGTGTTCTCGGTGCTGTTCTGCGTGCTGGCGACGATCGTGTTCATGTGGGCGGCCCGCAGGCGCGGCCGTCTGGTGCCCCGCCGTCGCGCCGACCGGGTTGACGCCACCACTAAAATGCCCCAGTGA
- a CDS encoding TetR/AcrR family transcriptional regulator yields the protein MSEQRRHRLRLEISREASRLFWEQGVDGTSGDQIAEAVGLSTRTVWRHFRSKESCAEPIVSQGLEWEMSALRSWPRDLSLEEHFSAETRRFGREASDVEQADNTLAMKMIRLADTEPAIRTAWLMACDQLEREMAGIIAERLQLLADDLQVRLHAGAAAAALRVISEDIGAAVLGGADLREFADAPERVAQAIRNATGGAVGDPVAP from the coding sequence ATGAGTGAGCAACGGCGCCACCGCTTGAGACTGGAGATCTCACGGGAAGCGTCCCGCCTGTTCTGGGAGCAGGGCGTGGACGGGACCAGCGGCGACCAGATCGCCGAGGCCGTAGGCCTGTCGACACGCACCGTCTGGCGCCACTTCCGCAGCAAGGAGAGCTGTGCCGAGCCCATCGTTTCGCAAGGCCTGGAGTGGGAGATGTCCGCCTTGCGCAGCTGGCCTCGGGACCTCTCCCTCGAAGAGCATTTCTCCGCGGAGACGCGCAGGTTCGGTCGTGAAGCCAGCGACGTCGAGCAGGCCGACAACACGCTCGCGATGAAAATGATCCGGCTGGCCGACACGGAGCCGGCCATCCGCACTGCCTGGCTGATGGCCTGCGACCAGTTGGAACGCGAGATGGCCGGGATCATCGCGGAGCGACTTCAGCTCCTGGCCGACGACCTCCAGGTACGCCTGCACGCCGGAGCAGCCGCGGCTGCTCTGCGGGTCATCAGTGAGGACATCGGCGCCGCCGTCCTGGGGGGCGCCGATCTCCGGGAATTCGCCGACGCCCCCGAACGAGTCGCGCAGGCCATCCGCAACGCCACCGGGGGAGCCGTGGGGGACCCGGTCGCCCCGTAA
- a CDS encoding MDR family MFS transporter encodes MNTRVSPVEEPEAATLPPRQVLQTVSGLVAGLFVAILAGTVVANALPRITADLGAGQSSYTWVITAELLAMTATVPLWGKLSDLYNKKLLLQLSLGMFVVGSLVAGFSQDVGTLIFSRVVQGMGAGGLTALTQVVMAAVIPPRKLGKYSGVFGAVFSSATVAGPLIGGVLVDTPWLGWRWCFFIGVPFALLAIALLQRTLSLPTVRREVKIDYVGAFLIVTGVCALLIWISMAGNQFDWASWQTAALTIGGALLLGMALRVETQVAEPIIPLSLFRNRTVALTTLASLLVGVGLFGGTVFLSQFFQVAMGKSPTAAGLMSLPLILGSLAASATAGQLISATGKWKRYLVAGAALMTAGLALLATIGSDTSFGLLSLYMAVFGIGVGLLTQNLVLAAQNDVRAADLGSATSVLSFFRSMGGTVGTSVLGAILANRVASELATGQTRAGGSSGGDVSGHRVPDVTALPAPVRALVEQAYGAATADLFLWATPFALLALIAVLFIQEKPLKTTNSTQRLAEEAAIADGGLASGGTLASSGAALAPSSARPAATPAHAESAGGTNQ; translated from the coding sequence GTGAATACCAGAGTTTCCCCGGTGGAGGAGCCGGAGGCGGCGACGCTGCCTCCCCGGCAGGTGCTTCAGACGGTGTCGGGGCTGGTGGCCGGCTTGTTCGTCGCCATCCTCGCCGGCACCGTGGTCGCCAACGCGCTGCCCCGGATAACCGCCGACCTGGGAGCCGGCCAGTCCTCCTACACGTGGGTCATCACCGCGGAGCTGCTGGCCATGACGGCAACCGTGCCGTTGTGGGGCAAGCTGTCCGACCTCTACAACAAGAAGCTGCTCTTGCAGCTTTCCCTGGGCATGTTCGTGGTCGGCTCGCTCGTGGCCGGGTTCTCCCAGGACGTCGGAACGCTGATCTTCAGCCGGGTCGTGCAGGGCATGGGGGCGGGTGGGCTCACCGCTTTGACGCAGGTCGTGATGGCGGCCGTCATCCCGCCACGCAAGCTGGGCAAGTACTCCGGCGTCTTCGGCGCCGTCTTCTCCAGCGCCACCGTGGCCGGGCCGTTGATCGGCGGCGTCCTGGTGGACACGCCTTGGCTCGGCTGGCGCTGGTGCTTCTTCATCGGCGTGCCCTTCGCGCTCCTGGCCATCGCGCTCTTGCAGCGCACCCTCAGCCTGCCGACCGTCCGCCGCGAGGTGAAGATCGACTACGTCGGTGCCTTCCTGATCGTCACAGGCGTGTGCGCACTGCTCATCTGGATCTCGATGGCGGGCAACCAGTTCGACTGGGCCTCCTGGCAGACCGCTGCCCTGACCATTGGCGGAGCCTTGCTGCTGGGTATGGCCCTCCGGGTCGAGACCCAGGTCGCCGAGCCGATCATCCCGCTGAGCCTCTTCCGTAACCGCACCGTGGCACTGACCACCCTGGCCTCCCTGCTGGTCGGTGTCGGCCTGTTCGGCGGCACCGTGTTCCTGTCGCAGTTCTTCCAGGTGGCCATGGGCAAGTCCCCCACCGCCGCGGGCCTGATGAGCCTGCCGCTGATCCTGGGCTCGCTCGCCGCCTCCGCCACCGCCGGACAGCTCATCAGCGCGACCGGCAAGTGGAAGCGGTACCTGGTCGCGGGCGCCGCCCTCATGACCGCCGGTCTCGCGCTGCTGGCCACCATCGGATCCGATACTTCTTTCGGCCTGCTGAGCCTCTACATGGCCGTCTTCGGGATCGGCGTCGGCCTGCTGACGCAGAACCTGGTCCTCGCCGCGCAGAACGACGTTCGCGCCGCCGACCTGGGCAGCGCGACCTCCGTACTGTCCTTCTTCCGCAGCATGGGCGGCACCGTCGGCACCAGCGTCCTCGGCGCGATTCTCGCCAACCGCGTCGCCTCCGAGCTGGCCACAGGCCAGACGCGAGCAGGGGGATCGTCCGGCGGCGATGTCTCCGGACACCGCGTCCCCGACGTGACCGCCCTGCCCGCACCCGTGCGCGCGCTCGTGGAACAGGCCTACGGCGCAGCCACCGCCGACCTCTTCCTCTGGGCGACTCCCTTCGCCCTGCTGGCGCTGATCGCCGTCCTGTTCATCCAGGAGAAGCCGCTCAAGACCACCAACAGCACACAACGACTCGCAGAGGAAGCCGCCATCGCCGACGGCGGACTCGCCAGCGGCGGCACGCTTGCCTCCAGCGGCGCCGCTCTTGCCCCCAGCAGCGCTCGCCCCGCCGCCACTCCGGCCCACGCCGAGAGTGCCGGAGGGACAAACCAGTAG
- a CDS encoding S9 family peptidase, translating to MALPDTITVEELFGSPLRARTSLSPDGTKIAYLAPWKNRLNVWIESVDTPGDARRVTAEDRGLQSYHWTDDPRWLLYTRDEGGDENVHLYRVDLEDPDAAAIDLTPFPGARIMGLDLPPERPGKAIFLSNSRSSAEFDLFELDIATGDIRTLAKSPGAAGFWLYSSSGDPFATNVTEDGDIELSRWDAATGTLRRVALFDGTDYPMGICPMEVTPDGTGVWLGSNRDSDRTRLVRLDLATGEETEVDSHPVHDLDTRAQVFPHLPAPLIRSRRTGELIGARYLGERQVIHALDPHFAAVLENVTKLSDGDLAAVSSDESEQRWVVSFTHDRDPGVTYYYDHSTRESRLLHRPFPHRDPEALAPMTPVTITSRDGLPLPSYLTLPVGIEPAGLPLVLCVHGGPWTRDSWGFNPVAQLFANRGYATLQVNFRGSAGFGKAFTKAAIGEFAGKMHDDLIDGVRWAIDEGYADPDRVAIIGASYGGYASLVGVTFTPDVFAAAVDAVGISNLAAFMRGQPDFVRPHLAVNWYRYVGDPADPRQEADMLARSPISRVDQIRTPLFIAQGANDVRVAQTESDNMVEALRARGVPVEYMVMEDEGHAVENPENAIALFSAVERFFGEHLDGEPDKA from the coding sequence ATGGCACTGCCGGACACCATCACCGTCGAGGAGCTTTTCGGCTCCCCCCTCCGTGCGCGCACCTCTCTCTCGCCGGACGGCACCAAGATCGCTTACCTGGCGCCCTGGAAGAACCGCCTGAACGTGTGGATCGAAAGCGTTGACACGCCCGGGGACGCGCGGCGCGTGACCGCCGAAGACCGCGGTCTGCAGAGCTACCACTGGACGGACGATCCGCGGTGGCTGCTCTACACACGGGACGAGGGCGGTGACGAGAACGTGCACCTGTACCGCGTCGACCTTGAAGACCCGGACGCTGCGGCGATCGACCTCACTCCCTTCCCCGGCGCGCGGATCATGGGCCTGGATCTGCCCCCCGAGCGCCCGGGGAAGGCGATATTTTTGTCGAACAGCCGCAGCAGTGCCGAGTTCGACCTCTTCGAGCTCGACATCGCCACCGGTGACATACGCACCCTCGCGAAGAGCCCCGGCGCCGCCGGCTTCTGGCTGTACAGCAGCAGCGGAGACCCCTTCGCCACCAACGTGACCGAGGACGGCGACATCGAGCTGTCGCGCTGGGACGCGGCGACCGGCACGCTGCGCCGCGTCGCCCTGTTCGACGGCACGGACTATCCGATGGGCATCTGTCCGATGGAGGTCACGCCCGACGGGACCGGCGTGTGGCTGGGTTCGAACCGGGACAGCGACCGGACCCGCCTGGTCCGCCTCGACCTGGCCACGGGCGAGGAGACGGAGGTCGACTCCCACCCGGTCCACGACCTCGATACGCGAGCACAGGTCTTCCCCCACCTTCCGGCGCCCCTCATCCGCAGCCGGCGCACCGGGGAGCTGATCGGTGCGCGTTACCTCGGGGAACGGCAGGTGATCCACGCGCTGGATCCGCACTTCGCCGCGGTGCTGGAGAACGTGACGAAGCTGTCCGACGGTGATCTTGCCGCGGTGTCGTCCGACGAGAGCGAGCAGCGCTGGGTCGTCAGTTTCACCCACGACCGCGATCCTGGCGTCACCTACTACTACGACCACTCCACGCGCGAGAGCCGCCTGCTCCACCGGCCGTTCCCGCATCGTGATCCCGAGGCACTGGCGCCGATGACGCCGGTGACGATCACCTCGCGGGACGGCCTTCCGCTCCCCTCCTACCTGACACTGCCCGTGGGGATCGAGCCGGCCGGACTGCCGCTGGTCCTGTGCGTCCACGGCGGCCCCTGGACGCGGGACAGCTGGGGGTTCAATCCCGTCGCGCAGCTCTTCGCCAACCGCGGCTACGCGACGTTGCAGGTCAACTTCCGCGGATCCGCCGGATTCGGCAAGGCCTTCACCAAGGCGGCGATCGGGGAGTTCGCCGGCAAGATGCACGACGACCTCATCGACGGGGTGCGATGGGCCATCGATGAGGGGTACGCGGATCCGGACCGGGTGGCGATCATCGGCGCGTCCTACGGCGGCTACGCGTCGCTGGTCGGCGTCACCTTCACCCCTGACGTCTTCGCCGCCGCGGTCGACGCCGTCGGGATCTCGAACCTCGCCGCATTCATGCGCGGCCAGCCGGACTTCGTCCGACCCCACCTCGCCGTCAACTGGTACCGCTACGTCGGCGATCCGGCGGATCCGCGGCAGGAGGCCGACATGCTGGCCCGCTCGCCGATCAGCCGAGTGGACCAGATCCGCACACCGCTGTTCATCGCCCAGGGAGCCAACGACGTCCGGGTGGCACAGACCGAGTCCGACAACATGGTCGAGGCTCTTCGCGCACGTGGCGTCCCGGTCGAGTACATGGTCATGGAGGACGAAGGCCACGCCGTCGAGAACCCGGAGAACGCGATCGCCCTGTTCAGCGCGGTGGAGCGCTTCTTCGGCGAGCACCTGGACGGCGAACCGGACAAGGCGTAG
- a CDS encoding TIGR02611 family protein, which translates to MANQTEAEGHERGSGPSSPEKGAGEADREVAGEKPLGSRAPQYVKRSRTLHLGWQAGVFAIGLAVVVAGVIMLPLPGPGWLVIFAGMAIWATEFVWAQLVLRWTKRKVAEATRRALDPRVRRRNITLTAVAAAICAALLSVYLWKYGFAMPWEINR; encoded by the coding sequence GTGGCGAACCAGACGGAAGCAGAGGGTCACGAGCGGGGTTCCGGGCCCTCCTCGCCCGAGAAGGGCGCAGGCGAGGCCGACAGGGAAGTGGCGGGCGAGAAACCGCTGGGGTCCAGGGCGCCGCAGTACGTCAAGCGCTCCCGGACGCTGCACCTCGGCTGGCAGGCCGGTGTCTTCGCGATCGGCCTCGCCGTCGTCGTCGCCGGCGTGATCATGCTGCCGCTGCCGGGCCCCGGCTGGCTGGTGATCTTCGCCGGAATGGCCATCTGGGCCACCGAGTTCGTCTGGGCGCAGCTGGTGCTCCGCTGGACCAAACGTAAGGTCGCCGAGGCCACCCGGCGCGCCCTGGACCCGCGCGTCCGCCGCCGGAACATCACTTTGACCGCGGTCGCCGCCGCGATCTGCGCCGCACTGTTGTCGGTGTACCTGTGGAAGTACGGCTTCGCCATGCCCTGGGAGATCAACCGCTGA
- a CDS encoding TetR/AcrR family transcriptional regulator, with translation MSEQRRHRLRLEISREASRLFWEHGVAATSGDQIARAVGLSTRTVWRHFRSKESCAEPIVTQGVEWEMAVLRGWPRHLSLEEHFASEVDKYDQDADSADTLLAMKMIRLAENEPSIRTAWLMACDQVEREMIAIVAKRLARPVDDIGVRLRGAAASAAFRVVNEDIGAAVLRGADPREFADVSLRVAHAVRNAVGGDIGDPVSPEPDLLDRPF, from the coding sequence ATGAGTGAGCAACGACGCCACCGGCTGCGCCTGGAGATCTCGCGTGAGGCCTCGCGCCTGTTTTGGGAACATGGCGTCGCTGCGACCAGCGGGGACCAGATCGCCCGGGCCGTAGGCCTGTCGACGCGCACTGTCTGGCGTCATTTCCGCAGCAAGGAAAGCTGTGCCGAGCCGATCGTGACGCAGGGGGTGGAATGGGAGATGGCCGTGCTGCGCGGATGGCCGCGTCATCTCTCCCTTGAGGAGCACTTCGCCTCGGAGGTCGACAAGTACGATCAGGATGCCGATTCCGCCGATACCCTGCTCGCGATGAAGATGATCCGGCTGGCCGAAAACGAGCCGTCGATCCGGACGGCCTGGCTGATGGCCTGCGATCAAGTGGAACGCGAAATGATCGCGATCGTCGCAAAACGGCTGGCGCGTCCGGTCGACGACATCGGGGTGCGGCTGCGCGGAGCGGCTGCTTCTGCCGCTTTTCGGGTCGTCAACGAGGACATCGGCGCCGCCGTGCTACGTGGTGCCGACCCCCGGGAATTCGCCGACGTGTCCCTACGTGTCGCACATGCTGTACGCAACGCCGTGGGAGGCGACATCGGAGATCCGGTATCTCCTGAACCAGACCTCCTGGACCGGCCTTTCTGA